The window CAGTTAGGAACTGATGCGAGATATTTATCAATAGAAACGGAATATTGACTGTTATTGGTTGCTGGCCAAACAATGAGCACGTTCATTAATAAACTGAAAGGTTCAGGTATTTGGTGCGTAAGTTATCTCAGCAATTAGGGCCTGATAATCGTAAAAGCTCATTTATGAATCCGATTTCCAACAAACGTTATTAGTACAAACTTGTCACACATAAACATAGTTGGATTATGCGAGTCCCAAAACATACCAAAAATTTCTGAGTCCTACCGAAAACTCTCAATCTATATGCGATGTCAACGCACACGAAAAGTCGCACTATGAATAAAAGATAGGGATGCAGCTCCGCATTAGCTCTTCAGCATCTTCATAAATGTATAGTTTAGAACGAAAATGAATTGTCATGTTCCTTCATATTCACCGTAGCTCGGGTCGCTGTGTGTCGCAAGGATAGTTTGAATGGTTTGTCGCACGTGAACATCGGCCTTCTATCGCTCTAAAAATTCTGATGTTCCTCTGATTTCTAGTATCGATTATTGCTATTTTTATTGATATTGCTATGATTGGGCGTGCCTGATTCTTCTCCTAATTACTTTTTCCTTCTGTAGATATTTTGGTTGTGGTCTGATGACTGTCAGATTTCTAATGTTGACTATTGCTAGCTTTAATAGACTGCTCATCTGGACATTGTCTATTTAACCACACATTCATCTATTGTGCTCTTCAATTGTTAGATTCGCATTGATAGATTTCCAATGATATGAATATGAATACTTAACATGAATGAAATAATGTTGTGGAATAAAGCCAAGGAGTCACGGAGATAACATAACTACTACCCGTTTAATGcgatgaataaaaaaaacagaattaAAAGTCTCGCTCAAGCGAGATCACCAGGAGGATTGATAGTGACGTCACGGTGTCATCTTCCTCAACACACTCCCCCGCGAAACAATTTCGGGATCACGGGGTGTAAAGTAGCTCAATTTGTCCGGTTAACGTCCTCCGGCCGCCCGCTAACTTTACCCGGCAGGACCGTAGTCTACCGTCTGCACTGATGAATACCTCCTCGACTAGACCCTAATGCCACGCTACTCGAGACACATTTTTTGGCAGGAAGTACGATATGCCCAACCCTGACACCAGTCGAAGGACGAGACGGACAGACTTTCGCCGATCGCAAGCACAAAATTTACTGCCTGCTCCATTTCAGCGCATACCGCACCTCGTCTGAATCCGTGTCCCAGGCAAGACCGAGAACTTTCTTCATGGCTGCGCTCGTCAAAGGCACGACACGATCAGCTTCAAACATGGGTTGAAGAGCAGAATCAGTACTAGACCACTTCACTAACTTCATGGCACCTTCTTGCAAAATGGCTTTAGCTTCACAGTAGAGAGATGTAGCCTGTAGCACAGTTTCTACTCCGACAACAAGATCGCCAACGTAGAAGTTGCTGGCAAGCAACGGGGCCGTTTCCGGGGGAGAGTCTACGGCCGAATGCAAGTGATGTCTCAGTGTTGCCGCTGAAAGGAATGGGTTAGACCTTGCGCCTACGGCAACATGAGCCATTTGCCAAGTGCCTAGGGGGGCGGGGGGTAAAGGCCTTTTCACATAGGAGGTTGCTGTGGACGAGAAAAATCTTAAACAGTCCCGGTCGTGTTTATCCAATACAATTTGTAGAAAAGCATTCTCGACGTCCGCTATAAGGGCCACCGGGTAAGTGCAGAAGCACAAGAGTAGCTCCAGCACATCCGTGTTCAAACTAGGTCCAGAATGGATAGCTTCATTAAGCGACACACAACCAGATGCCTTTGACGAAGCATCAAAGACGATGCGGACCTTGGTGGTTTCACGGTTCCTTCTAATGACCTCGTGATGTGGCATGTAGTATACCGGCCCCAAATGGACTTCAAGGTGAGGAACGCGCTCAGCATGACCATTACTCAGATACACCCGTATAGCCTGAACGTATTCCTGTAGCACTGACAGGtcccccacttcatcatcagaatatatctgttgttgttgttggtcccGCAACAACTTTTTTGTGATGGCCTGGAGGCGTTCCACTTCTGGCGTCTTGTTTTCTCCCAGCGAACGCAGCTTCCCCTCATACCAAGGCAGACTTACCACGTCTAGACCGTCTTCGAACGAAGCTGAGGAATGAAATCGCTACAACACAGTGTTGTCACCTGGGTTAGACTGTTCGTGGAAGATAATGCCCATGTGCTCTAGTTCACAGAATATCTCTACTATCCAGGATACACATGTAATATAGGATATGGATATGTAATATGGATATGAATATGTAATGTGTATAGGATATGTAATATAGATGTCGTTTGTGCCTCTGAGTTACACGGCCATGCGGACATCTTCTCGAAGAGTGTACGTAACTACTGTAACAACGTAACGTATGTAGCTACGTTCGTTCCAGAATTGCTTTCAACGAGGGCTGcatcccattctgctatctcgcgttcgcccgaaatcccctaactaAAAAGTTAACTAATGAACTGTAGGTAATTCTTCATCACGAGGATGTCCACGTGGCGGTGTAAATCAACTTTACTACTAAGTCTACTTACTAAGACTAACGACTAAGACTAAACTATACTATTAAGTGTACTTTACAGCTTTTTGTCCGTGCCTCCACACCTGattggtgaaatgaaaatgaattgaattgaaactgAGAAAACGGCATGTATGCTGCCCCTATACGTACATTGTTTTATAAAAAATATAGTacagcaaacaaaaaaaaaaacacgctgtATAGGGCGACAACCTGACACCCTTCAGGAGGCGCCGTGCGCTGTGTGTGGCTTTCGTAAGACGTCACACAGTAGATAgatttagtgcatcgtacgctatcgcttttgctGTATGTCAAGGACAGCGGGGTGGTTCTACGAAACCCTCTTTATGTTTTACGCGTGCGCACAACCACCAACGCCATCCCATACggacgcaaaggcgatagcgtaggATATACTAAACGAGCCTATTGTGCGCTCAGacgaattttctttttttctgcgcaCGATGCGTTCGTTTGACGCTTGGTGTGCTAGTGGTCCAATGAACTGCAAAGTCTAAAATTCCACTTTAAGGGAACTACATTCTATTCCTACTTCGACCCCCGAAAAGTCCCCATATGTTCTGATCTGTCTTTGTTATTTCACTTCGATTTCGCCTCGACTTCCTCAGCCCCAGTGTCAACTTGGCGATCTAATTTTCGATAACGCACTTTAGTGCAGCCATCATCTTCTGCATATTTGTCCAATTTGAAAATTTGTCGTATTGTCTAATCCACTGTACGTagagtttgtgtgtgtgtgtcagttgAAATCTGACTGCACCAATAATCtcagcaggaaaaaaaaaatgctcgaAGCAATGCGCTTTAATAACAACAGGTGTGCGTATCCGACCTTCAAACAGGTGGCTGTTCTGGGTTCGCTGCGAGTCCAATTTCAAAAAAGATTGTTTGGCAAGAGACATACATTTCTTCGTACTCGTAATGTCACAAGGAACAGAGAGAGTTCTAACAGATATAACGCACATAAGTAGCTTGTCATATTGCTTCGTCTGTGACGTTGAAAGATTGACTACAATAAACAGCGTATTCGGACCTCCTACCTTCAAACTCTCGGTACCTctgcctttcacatccaacctcctcaacagctgcgtagctctatgccatccttttctttctacaacacatcgctgattttaccccgcgggaatgggcagtcttcacagactccaaatctgcacttcaagctattgaaaattccggcatacgaggcccaccCGCACctctagtcacagatgtgttaatggcttaccacactgtctacgcagcaggccacaggctagttctccagtgtgttccagcctattgtggtgtcgtggggaacgagcaggccgacagcgccgcagaagcagcactctcgtatcggaaacggaccagtattgttctgctgagaggagaccgccgttccattctgcgacgcctagtgacacccctggcttccggccaatggacaaccgaccttctcccccatctatgttgagcagagttgatccaacgctcgctttccgcatgccacgaaacacctctcgtcaagatgctgcattaatccaccgaatgcgactcgatgtggcctttacagctcagtggcgttaccgcttgagacaagttgactctcccacctgctgccactgtgttgctcttgaggatctggagcacattcttcttcattgccccactaccaaccttcccgaaccgcactctccgagtctcttagtcagctggactctcgccccttctccctatcgaaattgcttggtccctggcccaatccagcccagcaacgatctgcgctcaaagctcttttgacatttctggacaccatcggacttcgatcgttattgtcaaggggctcattattttatccccacctccccaccagcaatggggtagagtatcgcctctgacgATGAACCATTTCATGATTTCCACCATTTCATGATTtcatttcaaaataaagttgttgttgttgtccgtaCGTCTGAATTGGCTGAAAGACGAATCTCGAGGATGAGAAAGTAGAGCGCATACAAAATCGCTTAAATATGGAAGGGGATATAAAGGAAATTGATCTGTATCACATACATTGTACCGAGAAAAGGAAGCCATTGCGCAGAGGTTGCACATGCatggtatttatttattagggTACCTGCACCGCCAACAGGCATTACAGTAAGGGGGTGGGGTACAAAGATGATATTACCATCATACAGCACACACACATTACAATAACACGACATAAACGTACAAGTAACCCTTAAAACCATTAGTGCACAGTTTAGTATAAAACAAGTTAACATTTTGCTCGGAAACCACCAAAGCAGacaaaccgttcgactgagcTATTGTCCACGGGAAAAATGAATACTTAAATACATCAGTCCTTGTGCTATATTCTTTTCTTCGCTGGATGATACGTATATAGGAGGAAATGAATATGGAATCATCTAATGCAGTTAGATTGTGGTAAATACTGCATAGAAATTTCCAGTAGTTTCCGCAAGTTTCTTCAACGTACAGACAACAAATCCCAACCCAGCATGTCCTCCATTTTGGAAACACTATCCCGAATGCCATATCGTGAACCTAAATGCCTCGTCTTTAATTTTTTCGAGCTTACCAATAGAAGTTAATCACTGAGTATCCCATAAAACACAGGCGTATTCTAGTATAGGCATACATACATAAAGTACAATGTTTCCTTAaatactgggggggggggcgacattTCGAACTAATAATCGTAAGGTACGACTAATAGATCGCACGCTATCGCCGTTGCCTAGGTGATGAACCGTCGCAGAACTGtctacgctatcccttacgtacgaaagggcgatagcgtacgatatactaaaccTATCTAATCTTTTCAAGAAGCCTGGTTAGCACGCCGCTCATCCTATCCACTTTTGCTTTAATGTTACCTACATCAGTACAAATATCAGAAACTTCACATAGACCCTTCGCACGCGTTTCAGTTTTAGCATTTATACCGTCGAGCTTCAGATCAACATTGTTTTAGTTTTTTGAATGCCATCAAGCATACCATCGGCATCTTTCAGCATATCCTGTATCACCTTCATTTCTGTCAATATAAGAGGCTGGCCATTTTCCAGTTTACTCAGCGGTGCAGTTGGATACATCGAAACCAGTCGATTCAGTTGAATTGGAGTTCTCAGGCTCTCTGTTACCCACTGTTCGCGGACCAGGGTGTTCCTCAATGTCACCAGCGAGCAATCGTAAATCACAAATAAATTCAGAAATAGTTGTCACAACGATATCGGAAAGCACAAAGTACTAAGTGGAGTCGCTATTTAGACGAGGTGGAGTGTCTCCGTGTCTCATGTGTACATTTATTGCGAAattgccacgaaacacctctcgtcaagatgctggattaatccaccgaatgcgcctcgatgtggcctttacagctcagtggcgttaccgcttgagacaagttgactctcccacctgctgccactgtggtgctcttgaggatctggagcatatccttcttcattgccctcactaccaaccttcccgaaccacactctccgagtctcttcgtcagctggactctcgccctttgtccctatcgaaattgcttgttCCCTGGCCCAATcgagcccagcaacgctctgcgctcaaagctcttctgacatttctggacaccatcagacttcgatcgttattgtgaaggggctccttattttattcccccattccaaccagcaatggggtagagtatcgcctgtggcgatgaaactccccactctccaaggtgaaaaataaagttgttgttgttgttcaatcaCCTTGAACCATAGAGCCGTAGATTTTCGTGGCATCTGTGGCTGTTGTGAAGTTGTGACTGAGCAGTTTTCGCGATATGTTTGGCGTGTACATTGGGCTCGAATAAACGCTCGAAAACGGTGGTGAAGGCTGTCTTAATCTATAAGCGCAGACTTGCTCAGGAGACACAGATACGATGGCTGACTACGCCGTGTGTGGTGGAGGGATGATCATGAGAGTGATGATGAACAATGAAGAGGCGGGACTACTAATACTAAATATACCTATAAACTGGGACTACAGTGCGTCCGTTCACTGGAGTCTAGTAACAACAGAGGCGCCGTCATATAGCAGCGCTGGGTAGCGGGGCCACATATACGCTCGCACGTAAGTAGACCAGTGTACGGGATCAATGTGACGGCAGGTGAATCACTTGAGTATTAATTCTTGACACACAGCCATAAGATGAGCCAGATGCGACATACCGCGCGACGCAGGTTTCCTTCAACCTTCTTCTTTGACAGGTTGAGCAAgtactctttctttctttcaccgTCTCCGCATTGACACAGGTGGCAATATCCGTCCATTTAGTTGGTTCCTCGAAAGGATTCTTCCGAACGACATCCTTAAGCAGAAGCAAATCCTCGTCATATCCTAAACACTTATGAGCAGGGGCAGTACCTGAAGTACTCGGTACTGAAGCAGTACTTTTGAGCTACTCTTACTCTATTTCAAGTAATTATGCTGAATAATACTTTCTCCTTTACTTCAAGTACCTGAGGTATCTTTATGTGTGCCTTGCTAGCTCATTGCACGATAGCCGGAAATTAATACGGCCCTCCACCGCGCTGTTCATTCTCGTCGAGTTCATTCACAGCACTGCGCCTTGGCCTATTTTAACCAGTTCGCAATCCTGTCACAGTCGATGAATTCGTACGTTTCGCCGTACTCTTCCGCGTGTTTGCTTATGCAGATAGCGTCCATGTTGATTTGTCTAAATGGTTGCATTTGAACGTATGCATGTGCGCATTACTTCCGGTAAATACCTATAAGGTATGGCATGAAAACAGCATGTTGTACATGAGCGTTCTTAATCAGTATCTCAAGTAAATTTCTCTTCACTTTATACTTTACTTCAAGTATTTAGAAGTTGCAGGACTTCTAACTGTATATAAAGGCCATATTTTTGCAAGGAATTAATAGTTTACTtgactttgcccatcactgcatagaaggtacctttttttttctggtaactTTTTTGTTCCCACGCTCGGCTTTGATGCCTCGGCCGGTTTTCCGAAGGAGCTACGAAGAAGGCTCGGTAGTTTCCGAACGAGTCTATGCGTTCGAAAATTATGGGGCCTATACAGGCGCCTACAGCCGTTTGATACTTGTTGTACAAGGAGGGAGGTACTAGGAGCACCTCCCTCCACTCACGCGGCTCATGTGCCGTCTGCACTGCGCTGAGTCGCAAAGTTTTCGGAGGCCAACTAAAACCCGCTATTGTGAATCATCTAGAGACAGTTCCGTCTGAATTTTTAAGCGTGCAAGGCAGTTCTCGCTCCACGATCGCTCGAGTGCGCTCCACCTGTCGGCCCGGCGAGCGTTTGCAGCCGCATTGTGGACGTTTTATGCGCCTCCGAAAACAAAcatcaaaacaaaaagaaaagaagaga is drawn from Ornithodoros turicata isolate Travis unplaced genomic scaffold, ASM3712646v1 ctg00000857.1, whole genome shotgun sequence and contains these coding sequences:
- the LOC135375333 gene encoding uncharacterized protein LOC135375333, with the translated sequence MPHHEVIRRNRETTKVRIVFDASSKASGCVSLNEAIHSGPSLNTDVLELLLCFCTYPVALIADVENAFLQIVLDKHDRDCLRFFSSTATSYVKRPLPPAPLGTWQMAHVAVGARSNPFLSAATLRHHLHSAVDSPPETAPLLASNFYVGDLVVGVETVLQATSLYCEAKAILQEGAMKLVKWSSTDSALQPMFEADRVVPLTSAAMKKVLGLAWDTDSDEVRYALKWSRQ